One genomic segment of Streptomyces sp. TLI_146 includes these proteins:
- a CDS encoding polymorphic toxin-type HINT domain-containing protein: MMGRFWPKAGRIRGRAAAAASGTLSATLVLAILGGSTGEATAATTTARAEQASYTRALAALDRAAAALPKGGATPPAPRSELDRLSAERDRQLVEDYAEFDEEDEVREAAKKALESSDPNAVKDFLEHGEAEARQRAKDKRDGTDVKNRQQIEALRGTGGPVFNAEVERVLKSDAKARADFLAFGADIARTQDKKNEQSAKERAAELRKRVEMLVATGGPEVKKAAAAALATNDDKVIAAFLEKGYQIASQKDADDRAAHEKALKEAQEAADKLRELAEKAARAAEARTKLITAHGNAVKALKEASNAMTSAAGQARQADRMLSADRAGKTLSSYDSVKTEAARQVTIASGAAKAAQVAAGQAKVQADVLVETGLTYGTQWSEVAAGIAAAADAAVKASQTAQHAIDATEADAKGLNAKNQAELHEQQAKQWRANAEQHAAAAASLADAAAKQAKIAADAAARAKTARVEAEKAEKEAWEHAKKTREARVEAQRQAKIAAEQRAIAERERDLAAQARARAEKERDIAAAARARAEAEARTASAARADAQAAAATAASARADAEKQEGIAAKADENARGEESKARTARNAAFEARQHKDAEAARARATESMEAAARGTVHSTEAKAAAVAARSDADTAAAAADQAQGAADTASGAAVRARSAATEAAGAAARARAAAAEATAHAARANAAANRAEAAAARANAAANRAEAEYQATRAAAQRANQKAAEATAQEARAGLAAHEAARLAGEAAAEAKLSFQAANRTKDEAEGAVREAAMARLQAGIAVQAAGAARTTAAGIADPANTAIALTAPFSGSDVDADFAAEVAKAAEKMGQEQVAAAEAKAAEAVKAAEDAEAAAKRANAQVAPAFRAAADAARSSAAAARSAAAAMKSAAAAAEDGAKARAAAASADKAEAQAREDARLARQAANQAAADAAAARQAANQAEAEAARARGAAAEAEQQAAAAGSAASLAEHEAGVAQGAADQAAKDAEDAGKFADSAETHAKSAKEAADHALDWAKQADEVAKKAEEDQRKRDKEAQEAAANSGKVDAPQLSDEDLKLLEQAGISREDYEKARALAGKDFADLLVELGGEFLKSYFDFDNIKKCFSEGNIKACFWGLVNNLPWGKALKAISDFPLIVKTIQRLAGLGKALEEAAAAKKLVKTTEKVLEKVALCRKNAKPGNSFTAETRVLMADGTHEAIKDVRIGQRVMATNPDSGRAEAKPVTGVIVGEGSKDLVEITVDTDGDAGSATGTLTATAGHPFWTDNQRRWLDAEDLRAGDRLRTPQGELKKVVNTRAWTEVRKVYNLTVDDLHTYYVLAGATPILVHNSLDPCDYTAPSVQDLDSTVTRMGFADRNAFGQAAWGGRSLADATKLKTPEQVAKMKEIGMSRSDAQYWRNFYQNIHNKSVAKFPDNPEKVNPSAGSRADLFQYYMDHLGE, from the coding sequence ATGATGGGCAGATTCTGGCCGAAGGCCGGAAGGATACGAGGCCGTGCGGCCGCGGCCGCGTCGGGGACCCTGTCCGCGACGCTGGTCCTGGCGATCCTGGGCGGCTCGACCGGCGAAGCCACCGCCGCCACGACCACCGCCCGCGCCGAGCAGGCGTCGTACACCCGGGCCCTGGCGGCGCTGGACCGCGCTGCCGCCGCCCTGCCGAAGGGCGGCGCCACACCGCCTGCTCCGCGCTCCGAGCTGGACCGGCTCAGTGCCGAGCGCGACCGCCAACTCGTCGAGGACTACGCCGAGTTCGACGAGGAGGACGAGGTCCGCGAGGCCGCGAAGAAGGCGCTGGAGAGCAGCGACCCGAACGCGGTCAAGGACTTCCTGGAGCACGGCGAGGCCGAGGCGCGCCAGCGCGCCAAGGACAAGCGTGACGGCACGGACGTCAAGAACCGCCAGCAGATCGAGGCGCTGCGGGGCACCGGTGGCCCGGTGTTCAACGCCGAGGTCGAGCGGGTCCTGAAGTCCGACGCCAAGGCCCGTGCCGACTTCCTGGCGTTCGGCGCGGACATCGCCCGCACACAGGACAAGAAGAACGAGCAGAGCGCCAAGGAGCGCGCGGCGGAGCTGCGCAAGCGCGTCGAGATGCTGGTGGCCACCGGCGGCCCCGAGGTCAAGAAGGCCGCCGCGGCCGCCCTGGCCACGAACGACGACAAGGTCATCGCCGCCTTCCTCGAAAAGGGCTACCAGATCGCGTCCCAGAAGGACGCGGACGACCGGGCCGCCCACGAGAAGGCGCTCAAGGAGGCCCAGGAGGCCGCGGACAAGCTCCGCGAGCTGGCCGAGAAGGCCGCCCGCGCCGCCGAGGCCCGTACCAAGCTCATCACCGCCCACGGCAACGCGGTCAAGGCCCTCAAGGAAGCGTCCAACGCGATGACTTCCGCGGCCGGGCAGGCACGCCAGGCGGACCGCATGCTGTCCGCCGACCGCGCGGGCAAGACCCTGTCCTCGTACGACAGCGTCAAGACCGAGGCCGCCCGCCAGGTCACCATCGCCTCCGGCGCCGCCAAGGCGGCCCAGGTCGCGGCCGGGCAGGCCAAGGTCCAGGCGGATGTGCTCGTCGAGACCGGTCTGACCTACGGCACACAGTGGTCCGAAGTCGCCGCGGGCATCGCCGCGGCCGCGGACGCGGCGGTCAAGGCGAGCCAGACCGCGCAGCACGCCATCGACGCCACCGAGGCCGACGCCAAGGGCCTCAACGCCAAGAACCAGGCCGAACTGCACGAGCAGCAGGCCAAGCAGTGGCGCGCCAACGCCGAGCAGCACGCCGCGGCCGCCGCTTCGCTGGCCGATGCCGCCGCCAAGCAGGCCAAGATCGCAGCCGATGCGGCAGCCCGTGCCAAGACGGCCCGGGTCGAGGCCGAGAAGGCCGAGAAGGAGGCCTGGGAGCACGCCAAGAAGACCCGCGAGGCGCGGGTCGAGGCACAGCGCCAGGCGAAGATCGCCGCCGAGCAGCGGGCGATTGCCGAGCGCGAGCGCGACCTCGCCGCCCAGGCACGCGCCCGTGCCGAAAAGGAACGGGACATCGCCGCCGCGGCCCGTGCGCGAGCCGAGGCCGAGGCGCGCACCGCGTCCGCGGCGCGGGCGGACGCGCAGGCGGCCGCGGCCACCGCGGCTTCGGCCCGGGCGGATGCCGAGAAGCAGGAAGGCATCGCGGCCAAGGCGGACGAGAACGCGCGCGGTGAGGAGTCCAAGGCTCGCACCGCACGGAACGCGGCGTTCGAGGCCAGGCAGCACAAGGATGCCGAGGCGGCACGGGCACGGGCCACCGAGTCGATGGAGGCGGCGGCTCGGGGCACCGTTCATTCCACGGAGGCCAAGGCCGCTGCCGTGGCGGCCCGTTCGGACGCCGATACCGCTGCCGCCGCCGCCGACCAGGCCCAGGGCGCCGCTGACACCGCGAGCGGTGCGGCGGTGCGTGCTCGCTCCGCCGCCACCGAGGCCGCTGGTGCTGCCGCCCGCGCACGTGCGGCGGCGGCTGAGGCCACCGCCCACGCCGCTCGTGCGAACGCCGCGGCCAACCGTGCCGAGGCTGCCGCCGCTCGTGCCAACGCCGCGGCCAACCGTGCCGAGGCCGAGTACCAGGCCACCCGCGCCGCTGCTCAGCGTGCCAACCAGAAGGCTGCCGAGGCCACCGCACAGGAGGCTCGTGCCGGTCTCGCCGCTCACGAGGCCGCTCGCCTCGCCGGGGAGGCCGCTGCCGAGGCGAAGCTGTCCTTCCAGGCGGCCAACCGCACCAAGGACGAAGCCGAGGGCGCGGTCCGTGAGGCCGCCATGGCCCGGCTCCAGGCGGGCATCGCTGTCCAGGCCGCCGGTGCTGCCCGGACGACCGCTGCCGGTATCGCCGACCCGGCGAACACCGCGATCGCGCTGACCGCTCCGTTCTCCGGTTCGGACGTCGACGCCGACTTCGCGGCCGAGGTCGCCAAGGCCGCGGAGAAAATGGGGCAGGAGCAGGTTGCTGCCGCCGAGGCCAAGGCCGCTGAGGCGGTCAAGGCCGCGGAGGACGCCGAGGCCGCGGCCAAGCGCGCCAACGCCCAGGTCGCCCCGGCCTTCAGGGCTGCCGCGGATGCTGCCAGGTCTTCGGCCGCCGCCGCGCGTTCCGCCGCGGCGGCGATGAAGTCCGCGGCCGCGGCCGCCGAAGACGGCGCCAAGGCCCGCGCAGCCGCGGCCAGTGCCGACAAGGCCGAGGCCCAGGCCCGCGAAGACGCCCGGCTCGCCCGGCAGGCTGCCAATCAGGCCGCCGCCGACGCGGCTGCGGCCCGGCAGGCCGCCAATCAAGCCGAGGCCGAAGCCGCCCGCGCCCGCGGCGCCGCCGCGGAAGCGGAACAGCAGGCGGCAGCCGCTGGTAGCGCGGCCAGCCTGGCAGAGCACGAGGCCGGCGTTGCCCAGGGCGCGGCCGACCAGGCCGCGAAGGATGCTGAGGACGCCGGCAAGTTCGCTGATTCGGCCGAAACCCACGCCAAGTCGGCGAAGGAAGCCGCCGATCACGCTCTCGATTGGGCCAAGCAAGCCGACGAAGTGGCGAAGAAGGCCGAAGAGGACCAACGGAAGAGGGACAAGGAGGCCCAGGAAGCAGCCGCGAACTCCGGCAAGGTCGACGCCCCCCAGCTCAGTGACGAGGACCTGAAGCTTCTCGAACAGGCGGGCATCTCCCGCGAGGACTACGAGAAGGCCCGAGCGCTTGCGGGTAAGGACTTCGCCGACCTGCTGGTGGAGCTCGGTGGCGAATTCCTCAAGTCGTACTTCGATTTCGACAACATCAAGAAGTGCTTCAGTGAGGGGAACATCAAGGCTTGCTTCTGGGGGCTGGTGAACAACCTTCCCTGGGGTAAGGCCCTGAAGGCCATTTCGGACTTCCCGCTGATCGTCAAGACCATCCAGCGTCTGGCCGGCCTCGGCAAGGCTCTCGAAGAGGCGGCTGCGGCGAAGAAGCTCGTCAAGACGACGGAGAAAGTCCTTGAGAAGGTCGCTCTGTGTCGAAAGAACGCGAAGCCCGGCAATAGCTTCACGGCGGAAACCCGGGTCCTGATGGCCGATGGGACACATGAGGCGATCAAGGATGTCAGGATCGGGCAGCGGGTCATGGCCACGAACCCTGACAGCGGCAGGGCCGAGGCCAAGCCTGTGACCGGTGTGATCGTCGGTGAGGGATCGAAGGACCTCGTCGAGATCACCGTTGACACCGATGGCGACGCCGGGAGCGCCACCGGCACGCTCACGGCCACTGCGGGGCACCCGTTCTGGACGGACAACCAGCGTCGCTGGCTCGACGCCGAGGACCTTCGGGCGGGTGACCGGCTCCGCACGCCTCAGGGCGAGCTGAAGAAGGTCGTCAACACGCGCGCCTGGACCGAGGTGCGCAAGGTCTACAACCTCACGGTCGACGACCTGCACACGTACTATGTGCTGGCAGGTGCAACGCCGATACTGGTACACAATTCCCTCGACCCCTGCGACTACACCGCTCCGAGTGTTCAGGACCTCGATTCGACGGTGACGCGGATGGGGTTCGCGGACCGGAATGCCTTCGGTCAGGCGGCGTGGGGCGGGCGAAGCCTCGCAGACGCGACCAAGCTCAAGACCCCGGAGCAGGTGGCGAAAATGAAGGAGATCGGCATGAGCCGCAGCGACGCCCAGTACTGGCGGAACTTCTACCAGAACATTCACAACAAGTCAGTGGCGAAGTTCCCCGACAATCCGGAAAAGGTCAACCCGAGTGCCGGGTCGAGGGCGGATCTGTTCCAGTACTACATGGATCACCTCGGGGAGTGA
- a CDS encoding ALF repeat-containing protein, whose amino-acid sequence MRRQWWVAQATTVALLTGGGVLAAGAAPAWADAPLSAAATEQSADPAAALKAAAAQSARDYVHSIAVSKLPAELRVSAWNALRSTRGDEAIAEWMAPGGGYAYAKQRLKDSRAQNRSFCERVVATHTTQFSPAVRAAAEKALKGSDADRAAFVKSGYAQAQKRDRDSREADVRHRLEVASSDREFVAALARNAPGEQVRVAAQWALRPGAADADITEFYGYGWATGGSLDLEAYRLHVSDAETARRAALSQLITKAAVAEEAVKGAADAAKARAEAEAAWKAVSEHAGSAQKAWLAEQEAAAAQAENWRSVAKAAKESANGLWKGIGDPAEANQTSWAEEQAGAAASAGFWKDMFERAQEAESRVKG is encoded by the coding sequence GTGAGGCGTCAGTGGTGGGTCGCGCAGGCCACGACGGTCGCCCTGCTGACCGGCGGGGGCGTACTGGCGGCGGGGGCGGCACCCGCGTGGGCGGACGCACCGCTGTCCGCCGCCGCGACGGAGCAGTCGGCCGACCCGGCGGCGGCGTTGAAGGCCGCCGCCGCACAGAGCGCGCGCGACTACGTCCACTCGATCGCCGTCTCGAAGCTGCCGGCCGAGCTGCGCGTCTCCGCGTGGAACGCGCTGCGCAGCACCCGCGGGGACGAGGCGATCGCCGAATGGATGGCTCCCGGCGGCGGTTACGCGTACGCCAAGCAGCGTCTGAAGGACTCGCGCGCGCAGAACCGGAGTTTCTGCGAGCGGGTGGTGGCCACGCACACCACGCAGTTCTCCCCGGCGGTGCGCGCGGCTGCCGAAAAGGCACTGAAAGGCTCGGACGCCGACCGCGCCGCCTTCGTGAAGTCCGGCTACGCGCAGGCCCAGAAGCGAGACCGGGACAGCCGTGAGGCCGATGTCCGGCATCGCCTGGAAGTCGCGTCCTCGGACCGGGAGTTCGTCGCCGCGCTCGCCCGGAACGCCCCGGGCGAGCAGGTCCGGGTGGCGGCGCAGTGGGCGCTGCGGCCGGGTGCCGCGGATGCGGACATCACCGAGTTCTACGGGTACGGCTGGGCCACCGGGGGGTCGCTGGACCTGGAGGCGTACCGGCTGCACGTGTCCGACGCCGAGACGGCCCGGCGTGCCGCACTGTCGCAGCTGATCACGAAGGCGGCGGTCGCCGAGGAGGCGGTCAAGGGCGCAGCCGACGCCGCGAAGGCCCGTGCCGAGGCGGAGGCCGCCTGGAAGGCGGTGTCCGAGCACGCCGGTTCCGCGCAGAAGGCGTGGCTGGCGGAGCAGGAGGCCGCGGCCGCGCAGGCGGAGAACTGGCGGAGCGTCGCCAAGGCCGCCAAGGAGTCCGCGAACGGGCTCTGGAAGGGCATCGGCGATCCGGCTGAGGCCAACCAGACGTCCTGGGCCGAGGAACAGGCGGGAGCGGCCGCGTCGGCCGGCTTCTGGAAGGACATGTTCGAGCGGGCCCAGGAGGCGGAGAGCCGCGTCAAGGGCTGA
- a CDS encoding RICIN domain-containing protein, with protein MSRIIRAALALTASVAALAGTATAVHADAAEDAAAKAAKTAREAANTARASADEAAARAKLPEATVQLQVASSGKCLEINNGAINDGLPAQQWACNPDNTAQQWRMVPKGGASYELRTVTGNKCLEVENSGTKAGAAVQQWTCTGGAQMRWQAVLVDPARKLFQLRPAHTENRCLDIVSAKAENGVKAQSWYCNQSDAQLWQIKPVKVK; from the coding sequence ATGTCCCGGATCATCCGTGCCGCGCTGGCCCTCACCGCCAGTGTCGCCGCCCTGGCCGGCACCGCGACCGCCGTCCACGCCGACGCGGCCGAAGACGCGGCCGCCAAGGCGGCGAAGACCGCCAGGGAAGCGGCCAACACGGCGCGCGCGAGCGCCGACGAGGCCGCCGCGCGGGCGAAGCTGCCCGAGGCGACCGTCCAGCTCCAGGTCGCCTCCAGCGGCAAATGCCTGGAAATCAACAACGGCGCGATCAACGACGGCCTGCCGGCCCAGCAGTGGGCCTGCAACCCCGACAACACCGCCCAGCAGTGGCGCATGGTTCCCAAGGGCGGCGCCTCGTACGAGCTGCGGACCGTGACCGGCAACAAGTGCCTTGAGGTCGAGAACAGCGGCACCAAGGCCGGCGCGGCCGTTCAGCAGTGGACGTGCACAGGCGGAGCGCAGATGCGCTGGCAGGCCGTGCTCGTCGACCCGGCGAGGAAGCTCTTCCAGTTGCGCCCCGCCCACACCGAGAACCGCTGCCTGGACATCGTCAGTGCCAAGGCGGAGAACGGCGTCAAGGCCCAGTCGTGGTACTGCAACCAGTCCGATGCCCAGCTGTGGCAGATCAAGCCGGTCAAGGTCAAGTGA
- a CDS encoding RICIN domain-containing protein yields the protein MNRTEHPMSRIIRGALAVTAGLAALAGTVTAVHAADTTTSGAAPEPATVQLQATHSGQCLTIDKGSLRNGANAVQTPCADGLDSQLFELAPTGDGTLELRPKHSGKCLEVENSGTEGGSNVQQWWCNGGGQMRWRPFLVDVVKDLYELRPAHTTVPRCLDIKGGAVTEGANAQLWYCNGSAAQQWQIKPVEA from the coding sequence ATGAACAGAACGGAACACCCGATGTCCCGGATCATCCGAGGCGCGCTGGCGGTCACCGCCGGCCTGGCCGCCCTGGCCGGCACCGTCACCGCCGTCCACGCGGCCGACACCACCACGAGCGGCGCCGCCCCCGAGCCGGCCACCGTGCAGTTGCAGGCAACGCACAGCGGTCAGTGCCTGACCATCGACAAGGGCAGCCTGCGCAACGGCGCCAACGCGGTGCAGACCCCGTGCGCCGACGGCCTCGACAGCCAGCTCTTCGAGCTGGCCCCCACCGGCGACGGCACCCTTGAGCTGCGGCCCAAGCACAGCGGCAAGTGCCTCGAAGTGGAGAACAGCGGCACCGAGGGCGGCTCGAACGTCCAGCAGTGGTGGTGCAACGGCGGCGGCCAGATGCGGTGGCGCCCGTTCCTCGTGGACGTCGTCAAGGACCTGTACGAGCTGCGCCCCGCGCACACGACCGTGCCCCGCTGCCTCGACATCAAGGGCGGCGCCGTCACCGAGGGCGCGAACGCCCAGCTGTGGTACTGCAACGGCAGCGCGGCCCAGCAGTGGCAGATCAAGCCCGTCGAGGCCTGA
- a CDS encoding AbfB domain-containing protein, which produces MDKQDITPARMRRVITRGVVTTTALAAVAGAAAPGIAIARPAQAVAAAAAVGTDEKQRVEAAAVVGLDATWDVLQRGDLDFIQELWRKAREGGEKYEAVRMAAEEAMLDPDAEAHVRFIASGIHEAYATDKKREQEREAAARADRLAKSQALIAVGIPNSPDLLALSDDNFVRAVMKHQAAGPQVKAAAAAALAGDAAAWREFITNGAREAHQRDVAAELKELEEKNREEARRRQELAARRATAALFNLTPSEAMLGLSDDNFIRELLRQAVAANGPELYAAAQKAALSPDAAAWREFIHTGAEKAYKTDAENRRKQIAEANKLRLKQIAAALAKTGVNPWFVTKANKALTGTDEQVVDFLKEENQYRAMRQSLQPATGKPGGFFVRQSKVDAGEAFLAPVAAKGKQADREDATWVVVPSLAKKADCYSFESARDRGSFLTLKGQRVVAAAHDGSDGSARAATWCARPGLAGSGKSFESASQPDRWLRHFDGDVYAAAKDGKNRFDGGKDFAQDASWKPATPLAS; this is translated from the coding sequence ATGGACAAGCAAGACATCACCCCTGCGCGTATGCGCCGGGTCATCACCCGCGGCGTCGTCACCACCACCGCTCTGGCCGCCGTGGCCGGTGCGGCCGCGCCGGGCATCGCCATCGCCAGGCCCGCGCAGGCCGTGGCCGCGGCCGCCGCCGTCGGCACCGACGAGAAGCAGCGCGTGGAGGCGGCCGCGGTCGTCGGCCTGGACGCCACCTGGGACGTGCTCCAGCGCGGCGACCTGGACTTCATCCAGGAGCTGTGGCGCAAGGCCCGCGAGGGCGGCGAGAAGTACGAAGCGGTGCGGATGGCGGCCGAGGAGGCCATGCTCGACCCCGACGCGGAGGCCCACGTACGGTTCATCGCCAGCGGCATCCACGAGGCGTACGCGACCGACAAGAAGCGCGAGCAGGAACGCGAGGCCGCGGCCCGTGCCGACCGGCTCGCCAAGTCGCAGGCGCTGATCGCGGTGGGCATCCCCAACAGCCCCGACCTGCTGGCGCTGAGCGACGACAACTTCGTACGCGCCGTCATGAAGCACCAGGCCGCCGGTCCGCAGGTCAAGGCCGCGGCGGCAGCCGCGCTCGCCGGTGACGCGGCCGCCTGGCGCGAGTTCATCACCAACGGCGCCCGCGAGGCCCACCAGCGCGATGTGGCGGCCGAGCTCAAGGAGCTTGAGGAGAAGAACCGCGAGGAGGCGCGGCGCCGGCAGGAGCTGGCCGCGCGCAGGGCCACCGCCGCGCTGTTCAACCTCACGCCCTCCGAGGCCATGCTCGGGCTCAGTGACGACAACTTCATCCGCGAGCTGCTGCGCCAGGCCGTCGCCGCCAACGGCCCCGAGCTGTACGCCGCCGCCCAGAAGGCAGCGCTGAGCCCGGACGCGGCCGCCTGGCGCGAGTTCATCCACACGGGCGCGGAGAAGGCGTACAAGACCGACGCGGAGAACCGGCGCAAGCAGATCGCCGAGGCCAACAAGCTGCGTCTGAAGCAGATAGCGGCCGCCCTGGCGAAGACCGGCGTCAACCCCTGGTTCGTCACCAAGGCCAACAAGGCGCTGACCGGCACGGACGAGCAGGTCGTCGACTTCCTCAAGGAGGAGAACCAGTACCGCGCGATGCGCCAGTCGCTGCAGCCCGCCACCGGCAAGCCGGGCGGTTTCTTCGTCCGGCAGTCGAAGGTGGACGCCGGTGAGGCCTTCCTCGCGCCCGTCGCCGCCAAGGGCAAGCAGGCCGACCGCGAGGACGCCACCTGGGTCGTGGTGCCCTCCCTGGCCAAGAAGGCCGACTGCTACTCCTTCGAGTCGGCCCGCGACCGCGGCTCCTTCCTGACGCTGAAGGGCCAGCGGGTCGTCGCCGCCGCGCACGACGGAAGCGACGGCTCGGCCAGGGCCGCCACCTGGTGCGCCCGCCCGGGCCTCGCCGGCTCGGGCAAGTCGTTCGAGTCGGCGAGTCAGCCGGACCGCTGGCTGCGGCACTTCGACGGCGACGTCTACGCGGCCGCCAAGGACGGCAAGAACCGCTTCGACGGCGGCAAGGACTTCGCCCAGGACGCCAGCTGGAAGCCGGCCACCCCGCTCGCGTCCTGA
- a CDS encoding serine/threonine-protein kinase, with the protein MAALETLEPQDPRQAGRYRIVARLGSGGMGQVYLARSPAGRLVAVKVVRPELARDAEFRRRFAREVTAARRVSGAFTAGVVDADPDGSPAWLAVVYVPGVSLGEAISAHGPWPVRPVLALGAGLAEALEAIHAAGVVHRDLKPSNVLLAADGPRVIDFGISLAGEDSALTHTGMTIGTPGFMSPEQLTGRAVGPASDVFALGALLAYTATGVGPFGSGTPHALHFRAVYEQPSLDTLSPELRPVVAACLAKEPDERPTVAALLDRLTTMGGCGKGEETADVTVLLTEPGWMPDRIARLVREHTDASLPHTPPPVVPDKPSAPPNTPAPAPPPALHHAPTETGAPSSPVLASPADAELLDPPTPRPERHRRRIPPLMAALGVALAVSAIAVLAVFLGETGSKGQGDDPSEDTGLSHSKYSPSTAESPEVGAARFARAPEACKALTTGELEQLLPGVTDTNGEAGSSNTADHTTCYWSGKDSTDHFRFLSVAVWRHDSDTRSGQQHAEDTYTDAVSDVRTSTDAWNIRTEPVSGIGDQVTAISSDSKTNNHNYKDATVVVRTGNVVVRVYDSGTGFADALPPDSASTMRDATSAAKDVIEAVAAANR; encoded by the coding sequence GTGGCAGCGCTGGAGACCTTGGAGCCGCAGGACCCCCGGCAGGCGGGGCGCTACCGGATCGTGGCACGACTCGGCTCCGGGGGCATGGGCCAGGTGTACCTGGCGCGTTCACCCGCCGGGCGTCTGGTCGCGGTGAAGGTGGTACGCCCGGAGCTGGCCAGGGACGCCGAGTTCCGGCGCCGCTTCGCCCGCGAGGTGACCGCCGCCCGGCGGGTCAGCGGCGCCTTCACCGCGGGCGTGGTCGACGCCGACCCGGACGGTTCCCCCGCCTGGCTGGCCGTCGTCTACGTACCGGGTGTCTCCCTGGGTGAGGCGATCTCCGCGCACGGACCTTGGCCGGTGCGGCCGGTACTCGCCCTGGGCGCGGGTCTGGCCGAGGCCCTGGAGGCGATCCACGCGGCCGGGGTCGTCCACCGGGACCTCAAACCCTCCAACGTGCTCCTCGCCGCCGACGGCCCGAGGGTGATCGACTTCGGCATCTCGCTGGCCGGTGAGGACAGCGCGCTGACCCATACCGGCATGACGATCGGTACCCCCGGGTTCATGTCGCCCGAACAACTCACGGGCCGGGCGGTCGGACCGGCCAGCGACGTCTTCGCCCTGGGCGCGTTGTTGGCCTATACCGCCACCGGAGTCGGCCCGTTCGGCAGCGGCACTCCGCACGCCCTGCACTTCCGTGCCGTATACGAACAGCCCAGCCTGGACACCCTCTCACCCGAGCTGCGCCCTGTGGTCGCCGCGTGCCTGGCCAAGGAGCCCGACGAGCGCCCCACCGTGGCTGCCCTGCTCGACCGGCTGACCACCATGGGCGGGTGCGGCAAGGGGGAAGAGACGGCCGACGTCACGGTGCTGCTCACCGAGCCCGGTTGGATGCCCGATCGGATCGCCCGGCTCGTACGGGAACACACCGATGCATCCCTGCCTCACACGCCACCCCCGGTTGTGCCGGACAAACCTTCGGCACCCCCCAACACTCCCGCTCCCGCACCGCCGCCCGCGCTGCACCACGCGCCTACCGAGACCGGGGCACCGTCCAGCCCCGTCCTGGCCTCTCCGGCCGATGCGGAGCTCCTCGACCCTCCGACGCCGAGGCCGGAGCGGCACCGCCGCCGTATACCGCCGCTGATGGCCGCGTTGGGGGTGGCCCTGGCGGTTTCGGCGATTGCGGTACTCGCGGTCTTTCTGGGGGAGACGGGTTCCAAAGGCCAGGGCGACGATCCTTCCGAGGACACGGGGCTCTCGCACTCCAAGTACTCGCCGAGCACGGCAGAGAGCCCGGAGGTCGGCGCCGCGAGGTTCGCCAGGGCACCGGAGGCCTGCAAGGCCCTCACCACAGGGGAGCTTGAGCAGCTGCTGCCCGGCGTGACGGACACGAACGGCGAGGCCGGATCGAGCAATACGGCCGACCACACCACCTGTTACTGGAGCGGTAAGGACAGCACCGACCACTTCCGCTTCCTCTCCGTTGCCGTGTGGCGCCACGACTCCGACACGCGGAGCGGCCAGCAGCACGCCGAGGACACCTACACGGACGCAGTCTCCGACGTCCGGACCAGCACCGACGCCTGGAACATCAGGACCGAGCCCGTGTCCGGCATCGGCGATCAGGTGACCGCCATCAGCTCCGACTCGAAGACGAACAACCACAACTACAAGGACGCGACGGTCGTGGTCCGTACGGGGAATGTCGTGGTCAGGGTCTACGACAGCGGCACGGGCTTCGCGGACGCGCTCCCGCCCGACTCCGCGAGCACGATGAGGGATGCGACGTCAGCGGCGAAGGACGTCATCGAAGCGGTCGCCGCGGCCAACAGGTAG